A window of Kineococcus rhizosphaerae genomic DNA:
GCTCGGCCTCCGCGGCCTCCTGCAGGGAGGCGACGACCGCGGCCTGGGCGATCGAGGACACCCCGAACGGGGTGGACGCCTTGCGCAGCGTCCCCGCCACCTCCGGGTGCGCGACGGCGACCCCGACCCGCAGCCCCGCCAGGCCGTAGGCCTTGGAGAACGTGCGCAGCACGACGACGTTGGGGTGCTCGCGGAACACCTCGACGCCGTCGGGGACCTCGGGGTCGTCGACGAACTCGCGGTAGGCCTCGTCGAGCACGACCACGACGTCGCGCGGCACCCGGGCGAGGAAGTCGTCGAGCTCGCCGCGGCGCAGGGCCGGGCCGGTGGGGTTGTTCGGCGAGCAGAGCACGACCAGCCGGGTCCGCTCGGTGATCGCCGCGAGCATGGCGGGCAGGTCGTGGCGCGCGTCCGCAGTCAGCGGCACCTCGACGGCCACCGCGTCGGAGATGACCGCGGTGATCGGGTAGGCCTCGAACGAGCGCCACGCGTAGACGACCTCGTCGCCGGGCGCGCAGGTGATCTCCGAGAGCTGGGCCAGCAGCCGGACGCTGCCCGTGGCCGCGGCGAGGTTCTCGACCCCCACGCCCCAGCGCCGCGCGGTGGTGGCGAGCATCGCGGTCGCGGCCGGGTCCGGGTACCGGTTGACGCTCGCCGCGGCCCGGCTGATCGCCGTCAGCACACTCGGCAGCGGCGGGTACGGGTTCTCGTTGGAGGAGACCTTGAAGACCTCCAGACCCTCCCGCGCCACGGCGGGCTTGCCGGCCACGTACGCCGGGACCTTGGCCATGTTGGCGCGCAACCGCGGCGCCACCGGGGAGTCGGGAGTCGTCATGCCGTCAGGGTACGGACACCCCCGCCAGGTACCGGCTCGCGGTGTCCAGCGACCACAGCTCGGCCATCTTCTGGCCCATGTCGAACAGGTTCGCCGCCTGCACGGACGCGTCGCGGTCGCCGCACGCATCGGTCACCACGAGGGGCACGAAGCCGTTCTGCAGCGTGTCCAGCGTGCTGGCCCGCACGCACCCGGACGTGCTGAACCCGCCGATGAGGACGGTGTCGACGCCCCGTTCGCGCAGCCGGGCCACCAGGTCGGTGCCGAAGTAGGCGCTGGGGTACTGCTTGACGACCTCGACATCGCCCTCCTGCGGGGCCAGGCCCTCGACGTACTCGGCGAGCGGGCTGCCGGGACCGAACGCGCGCAGCCCCGGGACCTTGCGGAAGAAGACCCCCGCGTCCGCGCCGTCGGCGGCGATCGCGACGCGGGTCACGACGACGGGGATCCCCGCCGCCCGGGCCGCGGCCATCAGCGCGCGCATCGCCTCGGCGGCCCGCACGGCGGCCGGCCCGGCGTACAGGAAGGAGCCGGGGTCGGTGTAGGCGCGGGCCGGGTCCACCAGCAGCAGCGCGGGGCGGGCCCCCGGGGTGAGTCCGGCGCCGAAACCGGCTCCGGCGTAGTCGTCGACGCTCACGGGACGTTCTCCTCCACGACGGGTGGGGTGGTGGGTGGGTTGGCGGGTGCGTCGGCGGGTGGGGTGAGCGGCGCGGGACGGCGCGCCGGCAGGGCGAGGCAGGCGAGGAGCGCGCCGAGGGCCAGCAGCGACAGGACGACCATCGCGGTGCGGACCCCGCCGGAGAAGGCGCCCAGCACCTGCGGCGCCGCCCGCAGCGCACCGGCGTAGGCGTCGGCGCGGTCGGCCCCCGTCAGCTCCCGGGTCGCCAGCCCGAGCCCGACGGCGGTGCTGAGCAGGAACCCGACGTTCTGCAGCGCCGAGCGGACCCCGTTGGCGACGCCGCGCCGGTCGGCCGGGACGGTCAGCATGAGCAGGCTCGTGCCGGGGGTCATGAACAGCCCCGTGCCGAACCCCACCGCGAGCAACCCCGCGAACACCGGCCAGTACGTCCCGTCGGGGGTCAGGACGACGGCGAGCAGGACCGTGCCGGCGAGGACGGCGGAACTGCCCACCGTGACGAGCGTGCGCGCCGGGAACCGGCCCACGAGCTGGGCGGCCACGACCGCTCCCGCAGTGGTGCCCACGGCGAGCGGGCTGACGAGCAACCCCGCCGCCAGCGCCCCGACCCGCCCCGTGGACTGCAGGACGAGGGAGGCGAGGACGACGACGGCGTACTGCGCCGCGGCGTTGAGCAGGACGGCCGCGTACAGCGGAGCGCGCAGGCGGTGCAGCAGGACCCCGAGGTCGACGAGCGGGGAGCGGCTGCGCCGCAGCCAGGCGACGAAGACGGCCCACAGCAGCAGGGCCGCACCCCCGAGGACCGGCCCGGCGCGGGGGAAGCCCATCGCGGTCAGGACGTCGGGCGACAGCGCCAGCAGGGTCGCCGCCAGCGCCGCGGTCGACAGCACCGCCCCGGTGCCGTCGAACCGTTCCCGCGGACCGGTCGCCGCCGGGCCCCGGGGGATGACGAGCAGGGACCAGACGAGCCCGGCCACGCAGATCGGCAGCGTCACGAGGAACGTCCCGCGCCAGCCCCACCAGCTCGTCGCCGCGCCGCCGGCCAGCGGTCCCAGGGCCTGGGTGACGGCGGCGACGGTCGCGTTGAGCCCGAGCCCGCGCCCCAGGGACCCCGGGGGGAACGTGTCGGTGAGCAGCGCGGTGGTGTTCGTCACGAGCGCGGCCGCGCCGACCGCCTGGACGGTCCGCGCCGCGATGAGCAGCTCGGGACCGGGGGCGAGCGCGCAGGCGGCCGTGGCGAGGGTGAACAGCACGTACCCGCCCAGGTACAGCGGCCTGCGGCCGACGATGTCGGCGAGCCGGCCGATCGCGAGGATCAGCGCCGTCGTGACGAGCATGTAGGACAGCAGCACCCAGCTGGACTGGGCGGCGCTCGCCCCGAGCTCGCGCGCGATCGTCGGCAGGGCGACGTTGACGCCGGAGGTGTTGAGGAAGACGGCGACGACCCCGGTGCTGGTCGCCGAGAACACCGTCCAGGGGTTGCGGCGGCTCATGCGGGGACGGTGGCTCCCCGTCCGGCCGGGGCCGCGAGGTGGTGGTCGGTGACCGCCTGCAACCCCGCACCGACGCCCAGCAGCAGGTCCTCGGCGTACGGCCGGGCGACGAGCTGGACGGCGACGGGCAGGTCGTCGCGACCGGTCCCGGCCGGCACGACGAGCGCCGGGAAACCCGTCACGTTGAACGGTGAGGTGTTTCGGGGGACGATCTCCTGCAGCGGGACCCGTTCGTCGTCCACGTCCGCGGTGAGGTCGTCCAGGTGCGGGGCCGTCGTGCCCACCCCGGGGGTGAGCAGGACGTCGACGTCCGCCCGGTCCATGACGTCGAGCAGCTCGCGCTGGGCGAGCGCACGACCCCGCAGGGCCCGCAGGTAGTCGGCCGCGCTGACGCGGGCGCCGCGCCCCAGGCGCTTGCGGGTCCCGCCGTCGAAGAGCCCGGCGCGGTCGGCGTTGCCCTCCTGGGTCGCGGCGAGCTCGGCGGACAGGACGACCAGGCCGTCGTCGTACGCGCGCGCGGCACCGGGCAGGTCGACGTCGACGACCTCGGCCCCGTGGGCCCGCAGCACCCGCACCGTCTCGTCGGTGGCCGCGACCACCCCGGCGTCGCAGCGCTGCTCGAACCAGCCGCGGACCCGGCCGACCCGCACCCCCTGCAGGTCCGCGCAGACCTGCACGGGCGCGTCGGCCAGGACGGCGAGCACGAGGGCCAGGTCGAGGGCGCTGCGGGCCATCGGCCCGACGTGGTCGAGCGTCCACGACAGGGCGCTCACGCCGTCGCGCGGGAGGAGCCCGTACGTGGGTTTGAGCCCGGAGATCCCGCACAGCGAGCTCGGGACGCGGACGGACCCGCCGGTGTCGGTCCCCAGGGCGAACGGGACGACGCGGGCGGCGACGGCCGCCCCCGACCCCGTCGAGGAACCCCCCGTCCACCGTCCGGCGCGCCAGGGGTTCTGCACGGCGCCGTAGCGCGCGTTGAGGGCGAGCCCGCAGGCGAACTCGGTGGTGGCGGTCATGACGACGGGGACCGCCCCGGCCGCGCGCAGGCGGGCGACCACGACCGCGTCGGTCGCCGCGACCCGGTCGCCCGTCAGCAGCGACCCGCACGTCACGGGCGTCCCGGCGACGTCGACGATGTCCTTGACGCCGAAGGGGACGCCCTCCAGCGGCCGCGCCCGCCCGCCGGCCCAGCGGCGGGCGCTGTCGGCGGCGGCCTCGCGGGCCCCGGCGCACTCGGCGAGGAAGGCGGTGGGGGCGGGCCCGTCCGGGCCGACGGCGGCGAGGACCTCCTCGACCACGGTCACGGGGTCCAGCGCACCGTCCGCGTACCCCGCCAGCAGTTCCGCGACGCCCGGGACCCTCGAGGCGTCGGGGCGCGGTGCCGGGGGGGTCCCGCGCCGGGGCACCGGGCGCGGGAACCGCTCCAGGAAGGTGGTGCCGTCCCAGGGCTCGGGGGCCTGCGCGCTCGGGGAGGGCGCGTGCGGCCGGGACCGGTGCCGGCTCAGGAGCTCGTCGAACTCCTCGTCGGCCACGGGGTCGGGCAGGGCGTCGGACGAGGGTCCGGAGGGGGTCGTCACGGGACCGTGGACGCCGGTCAGACCGTGGCCGGCGACGGCGAGGGGATGCGGTTCCGGCTGCGCATGAGGGGCTGGATGCGCTCCCCGAAGGCGTCCAGCCCCGTGAGGAAGTCGTCGAACGTCAGCATGATCCCCTTGACGCCGGGGACCTCCGCGGCCTC
This region includes:
- a CDS encoding isochorismatase family protein: MSVDDYAGAGFGAGLTPGARPALLLVDPARAYTDPGSFLYAGPAAVRAAEAMRALMAAARAAGIPVVVTRVAIAADGADAGVFFRKVPGLRAFGPGSPLAEYVEGLAPQEGDVEVVKQYPSAYFGTDLVARLRERGVDTVLIGGFSTSGCVRASTLDTLQNGFVPLVVTDACGDRDASVQAANLFDMGQKMAELWSLDTASRYLAGVSVP
- the hisC gene encoding histidinol-phosphate transaminase → MTTPDSPVAPRLRANMAKVPAYVAGKPAVAREGLEVFKVSSNENPYPPLPSVLTAISRAAASVNRYPDPAATAMLATTARRWGVGVENLAAATGSVRLLAQLSEITCAPGDEVVYAWRSFEAYPITAVISDAVAVEVPLTADARHDLPAMLAAITERTRLVVLCSPNNPTGPALRRGELDDFLARVPRDVVVVLDEAYREFVDDPEVPDGVEVFREHPNVVVLRTFSKAYGLAGLRVGVAVAHPEVAGTLRKASTPFGVSSIAQAAVVASLQEAAEAELLERVAALVAERRTLVEGLREQGWEVPDAQGNFFWLPVGERAVELADAFAAEGLVVRAFAGSGVRVTVAEPAANARLLDVAAKLRVDFG
- a CDS encoding MFS transporter encodes the protein MSRRNPWTVFSATSTGVVAVFLNTSGVNVALPTIARELGASAAQSSWVLLSYMLVTTALILAIGRLADIVGRRPLYLGGYVLFTLATAACALAPGPELLIAARTVQAVGAAALVTNTTALLTDTFPPGSLGRGLGLNATVAAVTQALGPLAGGAATSWWGWRGTFLVTLPICVAGLVWSLLVIPRGPAATGPRERFDGTGAVLSTAALAATLLALSPDVLTAMGFPRAGPVLGGAALLLWAVFVAWLRRSRSPLVDLGVLLHRLRAPLYAAVLLNAAAQYAVVVLASLVLQSTGRVGALAAGLLVSPLAVGTTAGAVVAAQLVGRFPARTLVTVGSSAVLAGTVLLAVVLTPDGTYWPVFAGLLAVGFGTGLFMTPGTSLLMLTVPADRRGVANGVRSALQNVGFLLSTAVGLGLATRELTGADRADAYAGALRAAPQVLGAFSGGVRTAMVVLSLLALGALLACLALPARRPAPLTPPADAPANPPTTPPVVEENVP
- a CDS encoding amidase; the protein is MTTPSGPSSDALPDPVADEEFDELLSRHRSRPHAPSPSAQAPEPWDGTTFLERFPRPVPRRGTPPAPRPDASRVPGVAELLAGYADGALDPVTVVEEVLAAVGPDGPAPTAFLAECAGAREAAADSARRWAGGRARPLEGVPFGVKDIVDVAGTPVTCGSLLTGDRVAATDAVVVARLRAAGAVPVVMTATTEFACGLALNARYGAVQNPWRAGRWTGGSSTGSGAAVAARVVPFALGTDTGGSVRVPSSLCGISGLKPTYGLLPRDGVSALSWTLDHVGPMARSALDLALVLAVLADAPVQVCADLQGVRVGRVRGWFEQRCDAGVVAATDETVRVLRAHGAEVVDVDLPGAARAYDDGLVVLSAELAATQEGNADRAGLFDGGTRKRLGRGARVSAADYLRALRGRALAQRELLDVMDRADVDVLLTPGVGTTAPHLDDLTADVDDERVPLQEIVPRNTSPFNVTGFPALVVPAGTGRDDLPVAVQLVARPYAEDLLLGVGAGLQAVTDHHLAAPAGRGATVPA